A window of bacterium genomic DNA:
TCATGACGCTGGTGACGCTGCCGCCGTCGGAAGGCGATGCGCTCGAGCTGGTGACCGTGACCCACGCCCGCCTCGGCGAACCGGCCTTCGGCCTTGCGCCCGGCGATGCCGAGCTGCTCGCGACGTTGCGTGCGGATGACGATCTAGCCCTGGCTTCGCTGCAACGTAGGGCGGCCACCGCGGCCCGCGCCGCGGCCCGCCGGCACGGGCTCACCGGCTCGCTTGCCTGGGAAGAAGTGTTCCCCGTGACCTGGAACGACGCTCAGGCGGTGGCACTCGTGCGCGAGGCGGCCCGCGCCGCCGGCCTGCCCCTCGCCCGCCCGCGCGAGAGCGCGTTCCGCTGGTCGGAGGATTTCGGAGTGCTGGCGCGCCTCGGGCACGGCGCACTGTTCGGCCTGGGCGCCGGGCGTCGCCGGCCCGGGCTGCACGCCGAGCGCTACGATTTCAACGATGCGCTGCTGCCCCTCGGCGTCGACCTGCTCCATCGCGTGGCGTTGGCGGCGCTTCAATCGCCGCCGCTTGCGGCCGCATCCACGCGATAGACGAGCGTCTGGGCATCGCGCCAGGCCACGCTGACGCCGGACAGGTTGTCGAGGTGGTCGAGCATTGCCGCGTCCGGCAGGTATTCCCGTTCGATGGCGCCCACCGCCAGGAAGGTCGCGCCGCCCGCGCGCGCACGGTCGACCAGGTCCTGCTGGTCACGGGCCATGGCCGGGTACGCCGCGAAGCGCAATCCCGCGTAGTGGGCCAGGTGCGCTTTCCGCGCCATCAGGACGGCCGGGCGGCCGTCGCGCCCCCGGGCCCCGGCGGACCACTGCGGCGCCGCAGCGATTGCCGCCGAGAGGTGCCGCGGCTGCTGGCGGTCGTAGAAGGAGACGGCACGGGCGATATGCCCCGTGTGCAGCGCCATCACCAGCGCGACGACAGCGACCGCCGCCACCGTACGCAGGCGCGGCAACCGCTCGATCCCGAGCGCCGTCACCAGGGCCCACACCGGCACCAGCGGCAGCGAGAACCGCGGCCGGTGGAAGACGGCCCCCAGCGCCAGGAACATCACGACGCCCAGCAGGAGGACGGCGACCTGCCGCCGATCAGGACGTCGCCACGCGAGCAGCGCCAGCGCCGCCAGCGCCACGGCGCCGAACGTGCGGCCGGTGACCTGGTCGAGATCCTGGCCGAGGTGCCGTGGCAGGTTGCCGAGGTAGTGGACGACGAAATACACCGGATCCTGCGCCACCACCTGCCCCAGCGAGCGGAAGCCGCCCGGCGGCACCATGTCTGCGCGCTCACCGCCGTAGAATTCATCGACGATGTTCTGCAGGTTGCGCGAGGCCAGCCAGTGCCCCGTCTGCACCCGCGAGGCCGCCAGCCACGGCGAGGCCACAAGCAGGAATCCCGCCCATACGCAGGCCACCGCGAGCGCACGCCGACGCCACGGCAGGCTCCAGGGATCCAGCAGCAGCAGCACTGCCGCCGCCCACACCGCCACCACGATCCCGTTGTCCCGCGTCAGCCAGGCCAGGCCGGCCAGGGCCCCGCTCAGCAGCCACGCGGCCGGTCGCGGCGGCCGCAGCAGCAGCGCCGCGACCGAAGCCATCACGCACAGCAGGAAGAGCTGGTCGGAAGAAGCCTTGTGCGCGTGGATGAAGAACACCTTCACCGAGGCCGTCACCAGCAGCACGACGACGGCGACCCGCGGTCCGGCCAGGCGCAGCGCGAGCCGGTGCACGAGCAGCAGCGTGCCGGCGGCAGCCAGCAGGCTGAGCACGACGGCCGAGCGGTACCAGCCGACATCGAGCGGGGCCAGCGCCGCGTGCAGCGGCACCAGCACGAAGGCGTGCAGCGGCCCCTTGAAGGGATGGTTGGCGACAGCGAATCGGCCCGCCGCCAGTTCCTGCGCGGCAGGCGCCAGCTCGGCGAAAAAATCGGCCTCGACGCCGAGGTCGCCCAGCGGCGAGGTCGCCAGGGAGACGGCCAGCCCCGCGGCCGTCACCAGCAGCACGAAGAGGGCCGGCCACCAGGCCGGCAGGCTGGTCCGCGGACTCAACGCACCTGCTCCATTCGTTCGCGGTTCAGCCGGTCGACGCCACGCGGCGCATCATTCCCCGGGGCGCTCCCGCGGGCAAGGGACGATTTGCTTCCGGAATGCCTGAAGGCCCGTTACCCGCAGCAGGACAACAAGTTGAGAACCATAATCAACAAGCCATAAAACGGTTGAGATGGTTCCCGGCGGCGCGTAATGTTCGCCTATCCTTCATCTTCGAGCTTCCGTCTTCAGCCCGGGAGTGCGCCTCCATGTCCTCATTCGGATCCGTCGCCTGGTCATCGGTCGGGAAGAAGGTGATCACCGGGCTGACGGGCTTCCTGCTGGTCGGATTCGTCGTCGTCCATCTGCTCGGCAACCTCACCCTGTTCATCGGACCGGACGCTTTCAACGGCTACGCCCACTTCCTGGAAAGCGCCGTGCACGGTTGGCTCATCTACGCCTTCGAGGCCGGGCTGATCGTCATCTTCGCCTTCCACATCGCCGCCGCCGTCACCGTCGCGGTGGCCGACAAGATGGCGGCACGCAAGCAGGGCTACAAGTACGCGCGCAACGCCGGCGGCCGCAGTCGCAAGACGCTGGCCTCGCGCTCGATGATCGTCTCGGGTGCGGTCATCGCCGTCTTCGTGATCGCGCACATCTTCATGTTCAAGTTCAACGCCGGGAACGCCTTCACGAAGAACCCCGACGGCACCAAGAACCTCTACACCGTCGTGGTCAAAGCCTTCAAGGATCCCGCCTTCACGGCCTTCACGGTCGTGGCGATGATCCTGCTCGGGATGCACCTGCGTCACGGTGTCTGGAGCGCCTTCCAGTCGCTCGGCTGGACCAACGACCGCTGGCTGCCGATCCTGACCCGGGTGGCCCTGGTCTTCTCGATCGTGCTGGCGGTGGGCTTCATCCTGCTGCCGGTCATCCTGTTCATCAGCGGCGACCCGAACGCCATGCCGGGAGGTCATTGAGATGACGACGGGCAACCGCGTCCTGGACGCCAAGATTCCCGCCGGCCCCCTGGCCGACAAGTGGGATCGCCATGAAATGGACAATCCGCTGGTCGCCCCCGGCGGCAACCGGCGCAAGCTCACGGTCATCGTCGTGGGCACCGGATTGGCCGGCGGCGGCGCCGCCGCGACCCTGGGCGAGCTGGGCTACAACGTCCTCAGTTTCTGCATCCAGGACTCGCCGCGCCGCGCGCACAGCATCGCAGCGCAGGGCGGGATCAACGCCGCGAAGAACTACCAGAACGACGGCGACAGCGTGCATCGCCTGTTCTACGACACGATCAAGGGCGGCGACTACCGCTCGCGGGAAGCCAACGTCTATCGCCTGGCCCAGCTGTCGATGGGCATCATCGACCAGTCGGTGGCGATGGGTGTCCCCTTTGCGCGCGAATACGGTGGCACGCTGTCCAACCGCACCTTCGGCGGCGTGCAGGTCAGCCGCACGTTCTATGCGCGCGGGCAGACGGGCCAGCAGCTGCTGCTGGGCGTCTACAGCGCACTGGTGCGGCAGATCGAGGCCGGCACCGTGAAGATGTTCCCGCGCCACGAGATGCTCGACCTGGTGGTTGTCGACGGGCGGGCCCGCGGCATCATCGCCCGCGAGCTGACCACCGGCGAGCTCAAGCGCTTTGCCGCCGACGCGGTGGTGCTGGCCACCGGCGGCTACAGCCCGGTGTTCTACCTCTCGACCAACGCCGTCAACTGCAACGCGACGGCGATCTGGCGCGCGCACCGGCGCGGGGCGCTGTTCAGCAACCCCTGCTACACGCAGATCCACCCCACGGCCGTGCCGCAGATGGGCGACTACCAGTCCAAGCTCACGCTGATGAGCGAGAGCCTGCGCAACGACGGCCGTGTCTGGGTGCCGAAGAAGCCGGGCGACAAGCGGCGGCCCGACCAGATCCCGGAAGCCGAGCGCGACTACTACCTGGAGCGGCGCTATCCCGCCTTCGGCAACCTGGTGCCGCGCGACATCGCCGCCCGGGCCGCCAAGGTCGAGTGCGACCAGGGCAAGAGCGCGTACTTCTCGCCGCAGTCGGTGTACCTGGACTTTGCCGACGCCATCAAGCGTCTCGGGCGGAACGTCGTGGGCGACCGCTACGGCAACCTGTTCGACATGTACCGCGAGATCATCGGCGACAACCCCTACGAAGTGCCGATGATGATCTACCCGGCTCCGCACTACACCATGGGCGGCCTCTGGGTGGACTACAACCTGCAGGGAACCATCGACGGCCTGTTCGTGGCCGGCGAGGCCAACTTCTCCGACCACGGCGCCAACCGGCTGGGAGCGAGCGCCCTGATGCAGGGCCTGGCCGACGGCTACTTCGTGGTGCCGCGCGTGGTGGCCTCGTACCTGGCGAACGCCAAGGTCTCTGCGATCAAGGCCGACCACGACGCCTTCAAGGCGGTCGAGGACGAATCGCGCGCGCACCTGGGTCGCCTGCTGAAGATCAAGGGCAAGCGCACGGTCCGCGACATCCACTGGGAACTGGGCCGGACGATGTGGGACAAGGTCGGCATGGCGCGCAGCACCGGCGGCCTGCAGGAAGCCATCAAGACGATCGGCAGCCTGCGCGAGTCCTTCTGGCACGACCTGGCGCTGACCGGCACCGAGAACGACCTGAACAAGCAGCTGGAGCAGGCCAATCGCCTGTGCGACTACCTCGAACTGGGTGAGTTGATGGCCCGCGACGCCCTCATGCGCGAGGAATCGTGCGGCGGGCATTTCCGCGACGAACACCAGACTCCCGAGGGCGAAGCCAAGCGCGACGACGTCAACTTCGCGTTCGTCTCGGCCTGGGAGTACACCGGCCCCGGCAAGGAACCGGTCATGCACAAGGAACCGCTGGTGTTCGAGAACGTCGAACTGAAGACCCGCAGCTACAAGTAGAGGAAGGTTGGTCCGATGAGCGACAGTTCCGCGAACAAGGACAAGTCAGCCGGCAAAGGCATGACAATCCACCTGAAGATCTGGCGCCAGGCCCGCAGCCAGGCCCAGGGCAGGTTCGTCGACTATACAGTGAGCGGCATCCAGCAGGAGATGTCGTTCCTCGAGATGCTCGACATCCTCAACGAGGACCTCATCCGCAAGGGCGAGGAAGCGATCGAGTTCGACAGCGACTGCCGCGAGGGCATCTGCGGCACGTGCGGCATGGTCGTCAGCGGCGTGGCGCACGGCACGCATGCCGGCACGACCACCTGCGAGATCCGGATGCGGCACTACAAGGACGGCGACACCATCACGGTGGAGCCGTTCCGGGCCGGGCCGTTCCCCGTGATCAAGGACCTGGTCGTCAACCGCGAGTCCTTCGACCGCATCCAGCGCAAGGGCGGCTTCGTCTCGACGAACGTCGGCTCGGCCCCGGACGGCAATGCCGTGCTTGTGCCGAAGGACGCGGCCGACAACGCCATGGACGCGGCCACCTGCATCGGCTGCGGCGCCTGCGTGGCGGCGTGCCCGAACGCGTCGGCCTCGCTGTTCGTCAGCGCCAAGATCAGCCAGCTGGCCTGGCTGCCGCAGGGCGATCCCGAGCGCGGCCGTCGCGCACTGGCGATGATCGCGCAGATGGACGCCGAGGGATTCGGCGACTGCTCGAACCACGGCGAATGCGAAGCCGTGTGCCCGAAGCAGATCTCGATCCAGAACATCGCCAAGATGCGCCGCGAGTACATCAAGGCGGCGTGGGTCGGGGCCGACCGCAGTCGCAATTCCGGCGGCGAATAGCCTCGCGCTGGACTAGTCAGCGGCAAGTGGCGCGACCCTAGCGTCGCCCAGACAACGAAGCCCGGGCAATCCGCAGCGCCGAAGGCGCGAGGACAGCCCGGGCTTTGTTGTCTGGGCGACGCTACGCACGCTACTCGTCGACGCCGCCGCCGCCGCCGGTGTTGACGGCCTCGAGAATGGTCAGGGCACGGCGCACATCGGTGGTGCGGTCCTTCTCGCCGGCCTTGCCGTCGATGTCTTCCCAGGCCAGCAGCGACTCGGCCCAGCTGGCCAGCGCCCCGAGGAGGTCGAGACGGCCCGCAGGGGCACGCCCGGTCACGTAGTTGAGTTCGGTGACCAGGGTCTCCTGGAGCAGGGCTTCGTCGTCGTCGCGCGGCACCATCGACAGCAGCTTGTATGCCGCCACCAGTTCCGTGCCTTCATTGAACTGGAACGGGACCGGCAGGTACAACCCCGTGACGGCGCCCAGCAGCTCGCGCAGCGTGGCCGCATCGTAGAAGAGCCGCGATGCCTCCACGCCGCAATCATCGCCGTACACGCCGCCGTGGTACAGGGCGCCGTCGACTTCGTCAAGTTGGCCGGCCCTGTCATCGGCGAGGATCGCGCAGCGGAAGATCTGCCGCCACATGCCCTGAGTGAGGCCCTCGGGGACGATCGCGCCGCTGGCGATGTCCGCCAGCAATCGCGTGTCGTCCGGCACGAAGCCGAAGTCGTTGCCGGGAGCGTCCGGCCCCACGGTGACCGTCCGCGTGAGCGGGCCGGTGGCCAGGAACGAGGATGCGAGGTCGGCATTGAACGACCCGGGGTGGGCCGCCAGGTCCAGTTCGACGATGTAGGATCCCGCCGGGACGGCGAAGGCGAAGCGGCCATCCGGGCCGGTCAGGGCGGAAATGGTCGTGCCCCCGTTGGTCGCCAGCGCAGCGCCGAGGTCGATCGCCACACCGGGCAACCCGGGCTCGCTCGCGTCCTGGAACCCGTCGCGATCGGTATCGACGTACACGGCGCCGGTCACGTTCCACGGGGCCGGGCCGGCTCCATCGGCCGGTTCGGAAAGCGCCGCCGCCACCCAGCCGAGCGAGGCGCCGCGCGGCTCATAGCCCGGGGTCGAGACGAGTTGCACCGTGACGGCGGCAACGCCGGCCGGGATGAGGATCGGCAGCTCCACCGAGTCCCACTGCGCACCGTCCGTGCCGCCCATCGGGTCCTCGAAGACCTGGCTGCCAGAGGTCGTGGTCACCAGCACGCGCGTGGGCCGATCCTGGCCGACGCTGGCGGCCATCAGCACCAGCTGGGCCAGGCGGTCGCCGTCGGCAGGCGTCACGGCAAAAGTCTGCGGCACGGTTTCGTTCAGCACGCCTTCGTAACCGAAGTACGCCATGTCGAGGCCGTCACGCAGCTGGATGCCCGTCTGCGAACCGTCATCCCAGATGACGAGGATGCTGGCGCCGTCGTTCTCGTCGACCGCTGCCATCGTGAAGTCGAACCCCGACACCGTCAGCACGTTGCCGCCCGGCGCCACCAGGCCCAGTTCGGTGATGTCGGCCCGGTAGGCCGAGAAATGGTAGGCGCTGCCGAGGTGCGTGTAGAACCAGGTCGGGCCACCGATAAGCTGGCCGGTCACGGCCACGCCGTCGAGGCTGATCTGGTCGTCCCCGGTCACGGACACCGAACCGCCCGCCCAATAGAGAAGCACCTGGCGGATCTCGGCGTTCGCCGGCACGGCCACCGCCAGATCGGCGCTGGCCACGCCCACGAGCGAGACGCCTCCGTGGGACAGTCCCGACCCGGCGGCGACCCGCAGGGAGGGCGCCCCGAGGGCTTCGCTGCCGTCCTTGTCGGCGCTCTGCGGGCCGGCGGCGGACGTCGGGGTTACCCCGACCGGAACGTCGCGGCTGCAGCCGGCAACCAGGGCAAGACACGCTGCCAGGATGGCAAAGTTGTTTCTCCACAATGACATGGCAGTCTCCTTGGCGAGACGATGATGACGCGGGAAGTGGTCGGTACCAGGGGGCGCCCGGCCCGGCGGAGCCGCCGGCCAGCCTGATATCCCAATCCAGACTATCACATTCAAGGATAACGAAGACGCAATTTTTTCGCGACTCAGCGGGCGGCCGGGCGCACCCGATCGGCCCATTGGCGCATGGAGTCGGCTCCCGCCGGGCGCCCCAGGTCCCCCAGGACCAGCGCATAGTCATCCAGGAACTCTGCGAGGTCGGGATGGTCGACACCGAGGCTGACCCGGAAGTTCGCCAGAGCGCGGCCAAGGTAGGCATCGGCCTCGCGCGGACGCCCCTCCTCCCGCAGCAGGCGGCCGATGTCGCGCAACGTCCAGCCGACATCAGCATGGTCCTCGCCGAGCGCGGCCCGGCGGATGGACAGCGCCTGGTCGTACTCCGCCTGCGCCTGGGGCCAGCGCTTCTGGTCGCGGCGCAGGTTGCCCAGGTTATTGCGCGTCTGCGCCACGTCGGGGTGCCCGGGGCCGAGCACCTTCTCGCGGATCGCCAGGGCCTGCAGGTACAACGGCTCGGCTTCGGCCAGACGGCCCTGCTCGTGGATGACGAGCGCCAGGTTGTTGATCGCGGTGGCGGTGCGCGGATGCTCGGCGCCGAGGATGCGTTCGTAGATGCCGACGGCGCGCGTGTACATGGCCTGCGCCTCGGCGTAGCGCTTCTGGTGGTGGTAGAGCAGGGCCAGGTTGTTCAGGCCCTTGGCGACATCGGCGTGGTCCTGCCCGTAGGCGCCCTCCCAGATCGCGAGCGCCTCGAGATAGAGCTGTTCGGCTTCGGCGAAGCGGCCCCGGTTCCAGCTGAGGATGGCCAGCGAGTTGTAGCTGGCCGCAACTTCGGTCGACCGGGGCCCCAGCTCGCCCAGCCGGATCTCCAGCGCGCGCCGATACTGCGGGTCGGCCTTGTCGTAGAAGCCCTGGCGCCGGTACACACTGCCGAGGTCGGTCAGCCGCGAGGCCAGATGGAGTCGCCCGGCCTGGTCCGTGCCGTCGAGCAGCGGCAGCGCCTCGTTGATGGCGGCCTCGGCCGCCTCGTAGCGGGCCAGGTCGAGGTACAGGTCGGCCAGCTCGCCCAGCGACGTGGCCATGTCCGCGGTCGGGACACCGGCGGCACCCCGACGCAGCTCCAGGGCACG
This region includes:
- a CDS encoding glycosyltransferase family 39 protein, coding for MSPRTSLPAWWPALFVLLVTAAGLAVSLATSPLGDLGVEADFFAELAPAAQELAAGRFAVANHPFKGPLHAFVLVPLHAALAPLDVGWYRSAVVLSLLAAAGTLLLVHRLALRLAGPRVAVVVLLVTASVKVFFIHAHKASSDQLFLLCVMASVAALLLRPPRPAAWLLSGALAGLAWLTRDNGIVVAVWAAAVLLLLDPWSLPWRRRALAVACVWAGFLLVASPWLAASRVQTGHWLASRNLQNIVDEFYGGERADMVPPGGFRSLGQVVAQDPVYFVVHYLGNLPRHLGQDLDQVTGRTFGAVALAALALLAWRRPDRRQVAVLLLGVVMFLALGAVFHRPRFSLPLVPVWALVTALGIERLPRLRTVAAVAVVALVMALHTGHIARAVSFYDRQQPRHLSAAIAAAPQWSAGARGRDGRPAVLMARKAHLAHYAGLRFAAYPAMARDQQDLVDRARAGGATFLAVGAIEREYLPDAAMLDHLDNLSGVSVAWRDAQTLVYRVDAAASGGD
- a CDS encoding succinate dehydrogenase cytochrome b subunit, producing MSSFGSVAWSSVGKKVITGLTGFLLVGFVVVHLLGNLTLFIGPDAFNGYAHFLESAVHGWLIYAFEAGLIVIFAFHIAAAVTVAVADKMAARKQGYKYARNAGGRSRKTLASRSMIVSGAVIAVFVIAHIFMFKFNAGNAFTKNPDGTKNLYTVVVKAFKDPAFTAFTVVAMILLGMHLRHGVWSAFQSLGWTNDRWLPILTRVALVFSIVLAVGFILLPVILFISGDPNAMPGGH
- a CDS encoding fumarate reductase/succinate dehydrogenase flavoprotein subunit, producing the protein MTTGNRVLDAKIPAGPLADKWDRHEMDNPLVAPGGNRRKLTVIVVGTGLAGGGAAATLGELGYNVLSFCIQDSPRRAHSIAAQGGINAAKNYQNDGDSVHRLFYDTIKGGDYRSREANVYRLAQLSMGIIDQSVAMGVPFAREYGGTLSNRTFGGVQVSRTFYARGQTGQQLLLGVYSALVRQIEAGTVKMFPRHEMLDLVVVDGRARGIIARELTTGELKRFAADAVVLATGGYSPVFYLSTNAVNCNATAIWRAHRRGALFSNPCYTQIHPTAVPQMGDYQSKLTLMSESLRNDGRVWVPKKPGDKRRPDQIPEAERDYYLERRYPAFGNLVPRDIAARAAKVECDQGKSAYFSPQSVYLDFADAIKRLGRNVVGDRYGNLFDMYREIIGDNPYEVPMMIYPAPHYTMGGLWVDYNLQGTIDGLFVAGEANFSDHGANRLGASALMQGLADGYFVVPRVVASYLANAKVSAIKADHDAFKAVEDESRAHLGRLLKIKGKRTVRDIHWELGRTMWDKVGMARSTGGLQEAIKTIGSLRESFWHDLALTGTENDLNKQLEQANRLCDYLELGELMARDALMREESCGGHFRDEHQTPEGEAKRDDVNFAFVSAWEYTGPGKEPVMHKEPLVFENVELKTRSYK
- a CDS encoding succinate dehydrogenase/fumarate reductase iron-sulfur subunit, with the protein product MTIHLKIWRQARSQAQGRFVDYTVSGIQQEMSFLEMLDILNEDLIRKGEEAIEFDSDCREGICGTCGMVVSGVAHGTHAGTTTCEIRMRHYKDGDTITVEPFRAGPFPVIKDLVVNRESFDRIQRKGGFVSTNVGSAPDGNAVLVPKDAADNAMDAATCIGCGACVAACPNASASLFVSAKISQLAWLPQGDPERGRRALAMIAQMDAEGFGDCSNHGECEAVCPKQISIQNIAKMRREYIKAAWVGADRSRNSGGE